The following are encoded in a window of Dioscorea cayenensis subsp. rotundata cultivar TDr96_F1 chromosome 16, TDr96_F1_v2_PseudoChromosome.rev07_lg8_w22 25.fasta, whole genome shotgun sequence genomic DNA:
- the LOC120278609 gene encoding uncharacterized protein LOC120278609: MCSCSRNLCSTYSCNASVASTVYNHLSRNLCSTYSSNSWIGWHEIWRLPVIPRIKVHIWKLAHGKLSTYSYLYNLNIGRNNPCPLCGLEPETAVHLFWSCPKILLCWHDLFAKINLPSHFIDSLSTGAWLLTISDPWSKALIATILWLIWKQRCNLVFRNEPLNTSVILPRAWAICTDFNRLATRECALLSSNSGSIVIFTDASWSVDSSAAGLGFLILTNSNRVLAACSRGISSSSPLQAKIAAINFAFNTCTDNGWTPNMVFCDCPGVAQLLNHFNISFAWHVNSEFHPMRRNSALFPNASIHTISRDLNSFADTLANFGNQTLTRLFFYRGFDRPFWIEELCLLHNLSF, encoded by the coding sequence ATGTGTTCATGCAGCAGAAATCTTTGTTCTACTTATTCCTGTAATGCTTCTGTTGCTTCTACGGTATATAATCATCTTAGCAGAAATCTTTGTTCCACTTATTCCTCTAATTCTTGGATTGGCTGGCATGAAATTTGGAGACTTCCGGTCATCCCGCGTATCAAGGTTCATATCTGGAAGCTTGCTCATGGCAAACTCTCCACTTATTCctatctttataatttaaacattGGTCGAAATAACCCATGCCCCCTTTGTGGGTTGGAACCTGAAACTGCTGTTCACCTATTCTGGTCCTGCCCTAAGATTCTTCTTTGCTGGCACGACCTGTTTGCTAAGATTAATTTACCTTCACATTTTATTGACTCTCTTAGCACAGGTGCTTGGCTTTTGACTATCAGTGACCCTTGGTCCAAAGCTCTTATTGCTACTATCTTATGGCTTATCTGGAAGCAACGTTGCAACCTTGTTTTTAGGAATGAACCTCTCAATACCAGTGTTATTCTCCCTCGGGCTTGGGCAATCTGTACAGACTTCAACAGACTAGCTACCAGGGAGTGTGCTCTTCTTAGCTCTAATTCTGGCTCCATTGTCATTTTTACTGATGCATCTTGGTCGGTGGACTCTTCGGCCGCTGGTTTAGGTTTCTTAATCCTCACTAATTCTAATCGTGTTTTAGCTGCATGCTCCAGGGGCAtctcctcttcctctccccTGCAGGCTAAGATTGCTGCTATCAACTTCGCCTTCAATACTTGCACTGATAATGGTTGGACGCCAAATATGGTTTTCTGTGACTGCCCAGGGGTGGCACAACTTCTGAATCATTTCAATATCAGCTTTGCTTGGCATGTCAACTCTGAGTTCCATCCCATGAGGAGAAACTCTGCGTTGTTCCCAAATGCTTCCATCCACACCATCTCCAGAGATCTTAATTCTTTTGCTGACACTCTTGCAAATTTCGGAAATCAAACCCTCACTCGTCTCTTTTTCTACAGGGGCTTTGATCGGCCATTTTGGATTGAGGAGCTTTGTTTGCTCCACAATCTTAGCTTTTGA
- the LOC120279252 gene encoding MYG1 protein-like, with the protein MFGTRRRCCELLVLHCRSFTALMAAAPRSPSSVPAFSTGSPTPTPKRLGTHNGTFHCDEALGCFMIRLTSKFAGSDIIRTRDSKVLETLDAVLDVGGVYDPSHDRYDHHQKGFSEVFGHGFITKLSSAGLVYKHYGKEIIAKELQLDEGHENVQRLYLAVYKSFIEAIDAIDNGISRYDTDQPPKYVNATDLSSRVGHLNLDWMDPDQSAEKENAAFEKAMMLAGSEFLESIHFHVKSWLPARSIVIQCLSSRGDIDSSGEIMLLNQFCPWKLHLFELEEELKINPPTKYVIYQDDRGKSWRVQAVATSPSSFESRKALPLPWRGLRDDELSRESGIPGCVFVHMSGFIGGNQTYDGALAMARAALKF; encoded by the exons ATGTTCGGCACTCGACGGCGGTGCTGCGAGCTGCTCGTCCTCCACTGCCGAAGCTTCACGGCGTTAATGGCGGCCGCTCCCAGAAGCCCTAGCAGCGTCCCTGCCTTCTCCACCGGATCCCCGACCCCAACCCCCAAGCGCCTCGGCACCCACAACGGCACCTTCCATTGCGACGAGGCCCTCGGTTGCTTCATGATCCGCCTCACCTCCAAGTTCgccggctctgacatcatccgCACACGCGATTCCAAG GTTTTGGAAACATTGGATGCTGTGCTTGATGTGGGTGGTGTGTATGATCCTAGCCATGATCGTTATGATCATCATCAGAAAGGCTTCAGTGAAGTCTTTGGGCATGGATTCATCACCAAGCTGAGTAGTGCTGGACTTGTCTACAAG CATTATGGTAAGGAAATCATTGCAAAGGAGCTTCAGCTTGATGAGGGACATGAAAATGTACAGCGCTTATATCTTGCTGTGTATAAAAGTTTTATTGAG GCAATTGATGCCATTGACAATGGGATAAGTCGGTATGATACTGATCAACCCCCTAAATATGTTAATGCCACTGACTTGTCTTCTCGAGTTGGCCATCTTAATTTGGACTGGATGGATCCTGATCAATCTGCTGAGAAGGAAAATGCAGCCTTTGAAAAGGCTATGATGCTTGCTGGCAGTGAATTTTTAGAg AGTATTCATTTTCATGTTAAGTCATGGCTGCCTGCACGATCCATAGTTATTCAATGCCTGAGTTCACGAGGAGATATTGATTCCAGTGGTGAAATCATGCTTTTGAATCAATTTTGTCCT TGGAAACTGCATCTATTTGAACTTGAAGAGGAGTTGAAGATCAATCCTCCTACCAAATATGTCATTTATCAG GATGATAGGGGTAAAAGTTGGCGAGTGCAAGCGGTGGCAACATCTCCAAGCAGTTTTGAGAGCCGAAAGGCTCTTCCCTTACCTTGGAGGGGCCTGAGAGATGATGAACTATCAAGGGAATCTGGTATTCCTGGTTGTGTTTTTGTTCACATGAGTGGATTTATTGGTGGAAACCAAACGTATGATGGGGCCTTGGCGATGGCAAGGGCTGCTCTCAAATTTTGA
- the LOC120279248 gene encoding oligopeptide transporter 7-like encodes MISCILLSFLNQFFWYRKEPLSITSISAQIAVVPLGHLLASALPRRVFFAGSQLEFTLNPGPFNIKEHVLITIFANSGAGSVYAVHIISAVKIFYKKNITFFLSFVIIITTQVLGYGWAGLFRSYLVEPAAMWWPYNLVQVSLFRALHEKEQRRKGYLTRNQFFVIAFISSFAYYVFPGYLFKMLTSLSWICWVFPESVLAHQLGSGMHGLGVAAIGLDWSTVCAYLDSPLASPWFATANVATGFFLLVYVITPITYWLNVYNAKTFPIFSDELFTSSGLKYNITEIIDANLQLDVNAYQNKGPLYLSTFFVMTYGIGFASLTATIVHVLLFHGREVWQMSKSAFREKNKDVHTMLMRKYKQVPQWWFLSILVCNVALTIFACEYYIDELQLPWWGVLLACALALFFTLPIGILKATTNQTPGLNVITEYIIGYIYPGRPVANMCFKVYGFISMKQALFFLQDFKLGHYMKIPPRTMFMAQVVGTLISAMVHLGTAWWLMDSIPNICDRAKLSPDNPWTCPGDHVFYDASVIWGLIGPRRIFGDLGSYSAINWFFLIGAVLPVLVWIAHKAFPTQKWIRLITVPIMISALGEMPPATAVNYTTWITIGFLFGFILYRYRRDWWQRHNYVLSGSLDAGLAFMAVLLYLCLEFEGIKINWWGNKLDGCTLASCPTAEGITVDYCPISKKISA; translated from the exons ATGATATCTTGCATTCTTCTATCTTTCCTCAACCAATTCTTTTGGTACCGGAAAGAACCACTGTCTATCACTTCCATCTCAGCTCAGATCGCCGTTGTACCACTCGGTCATCTTCTCGCTTCAGCTCTTCCTCGCCGTGTCTTCTTCGCCGGCTCCCAGTTGGAGTTCACCCTCAATCCAGGACCATTCAACATCAAAGAACATGTTCTTATCACCATCTTCGCAAACTCCGGAGCCGGCTCTGTTTATGCAGTCCATATCATTTCTGCTGTCAAGATCTTCTATAAGAAGAACATCACTTTCTTTCTCTCCTTCGTCATCATCATTACTACTCAG GTTTTGGGATATGGATGGGCAGGGTTGTTTAGGAGTTATTTGGTAGAGCCTGCCGCCATGTGGTGGCCTTACAATCTGGTTCAAGTTTCACTTTTCAG GGCACTTCATGAGAAGGAACAAAGACGAAAGGGGTATTTAACGAGAAACCAATTTTTCGTGATTGCTTTTATATCTAGTTTTGCCTACTATGTCTTCCCCGGCTACCTCTTCAAAATGCTAACCTCACTGTCATGGATTTGCTGGGTCTTCCCTGAATCTGTGCTTGCTCATCAACTTGGTTCGGGGATGCACGGGCTCGGTGTGGCTGCCATAGGACTAGATTGGTCTACAGTTTGTGCTTATCTCGACAGCCCGCTTGCGAGCCCATGGTTCGCTACCGCCAATGTTGCGACTGgttttttccttcttgtttATGTCATCACACCTATCACTTACTGGCTCAATGTCTACAATGCCAAGACCTTCCCAATCTTCTCTGATGAGCTCTTCACATCCTCAGGCCTGAAATACAACATAACTGAAATTATTGATGCTAATCTTCAGCTTGATGTCAATGCTTATCAGAACAAAGGCCCTCTTTATCTTAGTACATTCTTTGTGATGACATACGGCATCGGTTTTGCCTCCCTCACTGCAACAATAGTCCATGTTCTCTTGTTTCATGGAAG AGAAGTATGGCAGATGAGCAAGTCTGCATTCAGAGAGAAAAATAAGGATGTTCATACAATGTTAATGAGGAAATACAAACAAGTTCCTCAGTGGTGGTTTCTAAGCATTCTTGTTTGCAATGTAGCTCTCACAATCTTTGCTTGTGAGTACTACATTGATGAGCTTCAACTGCCTTGGTGGGGAGTGCTTCTAGCTTGTGCATTGGCATTGTTCTTCACTCTTCCAATTGGAATCCTCAAAGCAACAACAAACCAA acACCAGGATTGAATGTCATCACTGAATACATCATCGGTTACATATACCCGGGCCGTCCGGTGGCGAACATGTGCTTCAAGGTCTATGGCTTTATCAGCATGAAACAAGCTCTGTTTTTTCTGCAAGATTTCAAACTTGGGCACTATATGAAGATTCCTCCAAGAACAATGTTCATGGCTCAG GTTGTAGGAACTCTTATATCTGCAATGGTGCACTTAGGAACTGCATGGTGGCTCATGGATAGCATTCCGAACATCTGTGATAGGGCGAAGTTATCACCTGATAACCCATGGACATGCCCGGGAGATCATGTGTTCTATGACGCTTCAGTTATTTGGGGCCTCATCGGTCCCCGGAGAATCTTCGGAGACCTTGGCAGCTACTCAGCAATCAATTGGTTTTTTCTTATTGGTGCAGTGTTGCCGGTTCTTGTCTGGATTGCTCACAAGGCCTTTCCGACACAGAAGTGGATTCGTCTGATTACAGTCCCAATAATGATTAGTGCACTCGGAGAAATGCCTCCGGCAACAGCTGTTAACTACACCACTTGGATTACCATCGGTTTTCTCTTTGGTTTCATTTTGTATCGATACAGACGGGATTGGTGGCAGAGACATAACTATGTTCTATCCGGTTCTCTTGATGCAGGACTTGCTTTCATGGCAgtgttgttgtatttatgtttaGAGTTTGAGGGAATCAAGATCAACTGGTGGGGAAACAAGCTGGATGGATGTACACTGGCTTCTTGTCCAACTGCTGAGGGGATTACTGTTGATTACTGTCCAATCTCCAAAAAAATCAGTGCTTAA